In Desulfatiglans sp., the sequence TTTACATCATAACCCTCTTCATTCATAGGAAAGGCAAGCACATTGGTAGGTTTGTCCCTTTTAAGATAGCCCATGTTAAGCTCATGTATCTCTTTATCGCCTGTAATAAGTATACTCAGTTCAGAATCATCACAGCCCAAGTCTTTTAAGGCCTTCTCCATCATTCGGGCGATCAGCTCCTTTTTTAGCCCCTGTATTCTCCTCACTGATTTTATCTGAATCTCCATTTGGCGCCTTTTTTATCTTTTTATTTGTTTCAGTTTCAGGGTATTCCACCCTCTGATGAAATATCCCGCTTAAAGTCTTGTTAAAACTCTTTGCAATTTCATGAAGGTCTTTAAGAGTGAGTTCGCATTCATCGAGCTGACCATCTGAAAAGACCTTGTTGATAATCTTCTGTACTGTCCCATTAATCCTTGCAGGGGTCGGATCAGGCAGTGATCGTGATGCGGCCTCGACCATATCAGCCAGCATGACAAGGCCAGCCTCCTTGGTCTGTGGTTTAGGCCCGGGATACCTGAAATCATCCTCATTAATTTCAATCCCTTTTATGCTTTTGCTCATGGCCTGCTCTTTTGCCTTCTGGTAAAAATAGGCGATCAGCCCCTTGCCCTGGTGCTGCTCAATAATATCTGTAATCTCCTGACCAAGTTTATGCTGTTTTGCAAGTTCAACACCATCCTTTACATGGGCAATAAGAATAAGGCCGCTCATGGAAGGGGAAAGC encodes:
- the ybeY gene encoding rRNA maturation RNase YbeY, with the translated sequence MEIQIKSVRRIQGLKKELIARMMEKALKDLGCDDSELSILITGDKEIHELNMGYLKRDKPTNVLAFPMNEEGYDVNTLMLGDIVISAETAKREALEMGITLRHRACELLVHGLLHLMGYDHEISEKEEKRMQREEKRLLAVIMED